The Tenrec ecaudatus isolate mTenEca1 chromosome 4, mTenEca1.hap1, whole genome shotgun sequence region AGAAGAATaagttttaataaattatttgtgCGAGTcatttgtttttcatgtcttatttcCCGAGTTTTAAGTTGGTACTTAGAGACAAGCCTAATCAACATCACAAACTTTGCATGGGATACTCCCACTGATCTTATGTACTGCCTAATTTTGATAAAGATAAGAAATTGTTTaagaattaaattattttagaatTAAACTTAATTCTCTCCTTAAATTCTGTCTATGAGCTATGGATTTAAAACCAACTTTTCATTATTGATTTATAAGTAATTGTATTTTAGGAATGCAGAGAGAAAGTTCTTGTGTTTATTACCACCCTTTCTTCAGTAATTTTTGAATCCCATGCTTGATCTCTTGGGTTCGCACCCCATAAACAATGGGGTTAAGGGCTGCAGGGATGACATGATGAAGGACATTGAGCAAGATTGGCACATCGGGGGAAACTTTCTTTTTAGCCACGTGAGTGAGGACAAAGACCAGGAGGATAGTGCTGAAGAAGAGGATGAGGATGAAGTGGGAGCCACATGTGCTTAGGGCTTTGGCCACAGCTCCCTCTGCCTTGAGTCTCAGCACAGCTCTAAGTATGAGCGTGTaggagaggaagatgaggatgaGATCTGATCCCAGTAGAGTCCAACCACCAACAAATTGAAGGAGGCGATTGATGGTGACATCATCACAGGAGAGCCTTGAAACAGACATGTTGGCGCAAATGCAGTTCTCAATGACATTTCTCCCACAATAATGGAGTCGAGAAGAGAGGATAGGAAGACACACAGTAATAATGGCATTCCTGGCCAAAacaaagatggcagccttgaTCACAAATTGGTCCGTGATGATGGTTGGGTACCGCAATGGGTGGCAGATggcaacatagcggtcataggccatgatCATGAATGTGCAGGACTCCATGCCCAGAAAGGAATTCATGATGTACATCTGGAGTAAGCAAGCAACGAAGCTGATGGATCTGAGGTCAAACCAGAAGATGACCAGGACCTTGGGGATGACAGTGAGACAGAGCACAATGTCCAGCAGGGAGAGGAGGCTGAGGAGATAATACATGGGTTGATGAAGAGAGGCCTCCAGCCGGATGGTGATGAGGAGAATAGCATTGGCCCCCATggccaggaggaagaggaggctgaggGGCAGGGACAGCCAGCGCTGCAAGCTTGGGGACCTCACAAAACAATTCAAGAGGAACTCTGAAATCCCAGAGGAGTTGGAACCACTTCTAAGAGGTGTCATTTTGTCGAAGCTTTTGCTACAGATTTTCTTTGGTGACCTGAATAGTTAGGAATTAAAAAATTAGGATCTAAATTTCTATCAAAGTAGAAAATTTCAGTGTAGTTAAATGCAATTTATACTTTCAAGCAAGTTATTTTGCATTTAATGGATATTGTAAACATTAATGCAGGACATCCATTTGAGCTTTTTTATAAAACCATTTTCCCacatttctgaaaatttcttattTGTGAAGGACACCTTTGTATCACATATTAAGTATAATTTTAATTGTCTCTGAGGTAGTGAGCTTTATCACCAAGGTGCATAATAAAGTTGGCCCACTGGTTTCAGTAGTGTGTAGACGGTGAGGTGAATGTTCAATGCTTCATCTCTGAATCATGTTTTTCATGTATAAATATTGTCTTGCATGCACACACCTGATTCTCATTTTTGAAACTTCTTTAAACACCCTAGAAACAAACTTGACATTGTGTTAGATGCCAGGGAGCAAGGTACAGTAAAATTTATCCTGAGTCTCAAGGAAGTGACAATTCTGTAAGGATAAGAGCAAGGATCGAGTGTGTTGTAGAAAACTTGAGAATATAGGTTGGATTACtgattgctattgagttgattccaattaatatgaccctatgggacaggctttatactctcatgaagagtttcagtctcagaaatccacaaggtttGTGCCcttttgtcctgtagggtggttatgagtcagaatgcactcaagGACATCGAACTATGGGACAGCGTATGCTATCTTCATAGGGGTTTCAAGGTCAAGTATTTACTGACACAGACtcccacatatttctcccacattGTTCCTGGTGGCTTGGAAGCACTGGCCTCCCAGTTACCAGCTGCACTCTGCAATCACTGCATCCATAGGCCTATTTTAAAGATGAGGACTAAGTTCACACAAATAAAAATAGTGTCCCTAAAATTCCTTCTAGTGATTTTAAAGGTCACTTCAAAAATAAAGACAAGAAATAATTGGTCGGTAGTAGTGAGGGGCGCTGCAGAATATTTGGCGTGAGTCTTTCTGAAGTGTTTCACGTAACACTGTGTATGGTCCTTAGATCTGTTCTGCTGCAGAGTCATCCAATGAACGGTATGCACTTTCTTTCATTGTTATGTAGATTTTCTGTATCACATTTATTTAACTGTTTAAACATAATCATACTTACCATGTATGAAGCCAGTGTATTTACCGAGCACTATGCTATGTatcagttgaaatcaactcaatggcagtgagttcgtgtGTCTCATTTAATTATTAAAGCAACTCTGTGAGGTCCACCTAATTTTGTGGCTTTAGAACGGAACAAAATAATATGAAAGGAGGCTTAATATATTCCAAGGTCAAGAATACAGTGTAACTTTCAAGATAGTATTTGATTAAAGACCTGGTTCATAGTCACTGATGTTGAACTATAGTTAAGCTTTAAAGAAGCGTAGATCCCCTTGGCTGCCAAAGTAAGGAGCTCTAGGTGAGTAGTGAGTTATGCACTGGGATGCTGATCAGAAGGTTGGTG contains the following coding sequences:
- the LOC142446761 gene encoding olfactory receptor 56A3-like gives rise to the protein MTPLRSGSNSSGISEFLLNCFVRSPSLQRWLSLPLSLLFLLAMGANAILLITIRLEASLHQPMYYLLSLLSLLDIVLCLTVIPKVLVIFWFDLRSISFVACLLQMYIMNSFLGMESCTFMIMAYDRYVAICHPLRYPTIITDQFVIKAAIFVLARNAIITVCLPILSSRLHYCGRNVIENCICANMSVSRLSCDDVTINRLLQFVGGWTLLGSDLILIFLSYTLILRAVLRLKAEGAVAKALSTCGSHFILILFFSTILLVFVLTHVAKKKVSPDVPILLNVLHHVIPAALNPIVYGVRTQEIKHGIQKLLKKGW